A segment of the Physeter macrocephalus isolate SW-GA unplaced genomic scaffold, ASM283717v5 random_7, whole genome shotgun sequence genome:
GCATAATGGGTCTCCAGCAGCTTCCGTGTACACTTTTGATCGCTCCCCCTCCTCACTTTTCCAGGGTTCAGTTCCTCCCGTGAAAATTCCAGTCCCTCAACTCTTCTGTACCCTGGACCCCCACTCAATTTCTGAGTCAGGCGTCTCCTTACCACTCCCCCATCTACCCTGCTTAACCCTCCTGTCTCTCCTTTGGGGGGTCTCTCAGTGTATTCTCAGCCCTCCAGCCCCTCTGGAAGACTCCAGATCCCTCAGGCCTTTCCGTGTGCAGCTCGGgaccacacccctccccccaacacacacacacttgctctGTATCAGTTCCTCGTATCCCTCATCGCGTACTCCAGGGGAGTCATCGCCCTCCCTGAAGCCTCCTCCCGTGTACCTCTGACCGCCCCAGCgcccccttcctcgcgcaccagggtCCTCTGAGCCCCTCCCCCTGCAGTCGCTCCGAGCCACCCAGCCCGTGGCCGCTGTTTACAAGGACACGCGCTTCCTGACAATGACGCGAGccgcctcctccccttccccacgcGCCAGGAGGGGGGCGCGGGGGCCCGGCTCGGGCGACCGCCAATCGGAGCGCACTTCCGCAGCTGACAATCGCCGTATAAAGGCGTGTGGCTCCGGCTGAGCGGCCGGGACCTTGAGCGCGTCTAGGCCAGCATCGGAGCCAACGGGGAGCAAGGGGGACGCAACACGAAGAAAGCGAGTGCGCCAGAGGGGGGCAGAGGGGCTAGAGAAGCCGCACAGAGCTTCCGTGCACAGCCGCCTGTTGGCCTCTCTCGGCCCGTACAGGCCCCCGGGAACGCGCGTCCAGACACCTGGTCCAGCCATCTCCGCGGACTGCGCGCGTCTCGCTGCAGCGAGGCCCGGGGCGGCCCCGCAGGGACCCTCAGACCGCCCGGGCCGCCCGGATGTGCACTAAAATGGAACAGCCCTTCTACCACGACGACTCATACGCAGCGGCCGGATACGGCCGGACCCCGGGCGGCCTCTCTCTACACGACTACAAACTCCTGAAACCCAGCCTGGCGCTCAACCTGGCCGACCCCTACCGAAATCTTAAAGCACCCGGAGCGCGGGGCCCCGGCCCAGAGGGCAGCGGTGGCGGCAGCTACTTTTCCAGCCAGGGCTCGGACAGCGGCGCGTCGCTCAAGCTCGCCTCATCGGAGCTGGAGCGCCTGATCGTCCCCAACAGCAACGGCGTGATCACGACGACGCCCACGCCCCCGGGACAGTACTTTTACCCCCGCGGGGGTGGCAGTGGTGGAGGTGCGGGGGGCGCAGGGGGCGGCGTCACCGAGGAGCAGGAAGGCTTCGCCGACGGCTTTGTAAAAGCTCTGGACGACCTGCACAAGATGAACCACGTGACGCCCCCCAACGTGTCCCTGGGCGCCGGCGGGGGGCCCCCGGCCGGGCCCGGGGGCGTATATGCCGGCCCGGAGCCGCCTCCCGTCTACACCAACCTCAGCAGCTATTCTCCAGCCTCTGCGACCTCCGGAGGAGCCGGGGCCACCGTCGGGACTGGGAGCTCGTACCCGACGGCCACCATCAGCTACCTCCCACACGCGCCGCCCTTCGCCGGCGGTCACCCGGCGCAGCTGGGCCTGGGCCGCGGCGCCTCCGCCTTCAAGGAGGAACCGCAGACCGTGCCTGAGGCGCGCAGCCGCGACGCCACGCCGCCGGTGTCCCCCATCAACATGGAAGACCAGGAGCGCATCAAAGTAGAGCGCAAGCGGCTGCGGAACCGGCTGGCGGCCACCAAGTGCCGGAAGCGGAAGCTGGAGCGCATCGCGCGCCTGGAGGACAAGGTGAAGACACTCAAGGCCGAGAACGCGGGGCTGTCCAGCACTGCCGGCCTCCTCCGCGAGCAGGTGGCCCAGCTCAAACAGAAGGTCATGACCCACGTCAGCAACGGCTGCCAGCTACTGCTTGGGGTCAAGGGACACGCCTTCTGAGCGCCCCCCATCCCCCGTACGGACATTTTCCCAACCTGGACGGCTGGGCGCACGCCTCCCATGGGGCGAGGGGGCAGGCGGTGGGCACCGGCCCCGGGGCCTGGGGGCGCCACAAACCACACTGGACTCCTGCCCGCCCGCTCTGCGGCCAGTCCTTCC
Coding sequences within it:
- the JUNB gene encoding transcription factor JunB; the protein is MCTKMEQPFYHDDSYAAAGYGRTPGGLSLHDYKLLKPSLALNLADPYRNLKAPGARGPGPEGSGGGSYFSSQGSDSGASLKLASSELERLIVPNSNGVITTTPTPPGQYFYPRGGGSGGGAGGAGGGVTEEQEGFADGFVKALDDLHKMNHVTPPNVSLGAGGGPPAGPGGVYAGPEPPPVYTNLSSYSPASATSGGAGATVGTGSSYPTATISYLPHAPPFAGGHPAQLGLGRGASAFKEEPQTVPEARSRDATPPVSPINMEDQERIKVERKRLRNRLAATKCRKRKLERIARLEDKVKTLKAENAGLSSTAGLLREQVAQLKQKVMTHVSNGCQLLLGVKGHAF